The following are encoded together in the Kribbella voronezhensis genome:
- a CDS encoding Uma2 family endonuclease, which translates to MGLVQTLDPGGYTMGDLDALPDDGKRRELVDGMLLVTPAPLPIHQTAVLQLGSRLLLACPKSLKVFVAPLDFRPTAQRSLQPDVLVCRKEDVGPTSIERPLLLAVEILSSSTRMKDLLLKRGVYEESGVVSYWMFDPMAEQLTVLELVDGHYVERAVVKGSDAFEAELPFPVRVVPAELVD; encoded by the coding sequence ATGGGACTCGTGCAGACACTTGACCCGGGCGGTTACACGATGGGCGATCTCGACGCCCTGCCGGACGACGGGAAGCGGCGCGAGCTCGTGGACGGGATGCTGCTGGTGACGCCTGCGCCGTTACCGATTCATCAGACGGCTGTTCTGCAGCTCGGTAGTCGCTTGCTGCTCGCCTGCCCGAAGAGTCTCAAAGTCTTCGTTGCGCCATTGGACTTCCGACCGACTGCACAACGATCCTTGCAGCCGGATGTGCTCGTCTGTCGCAAGGAGGATGTCGGACCGACCTCGATCGAACGGCCGCTGCTGTTGGCAGTCGAGATCTTGTCATCCTCTACCCGGATGAAGGACCTACTCCTGAAGCGTGGGGTCTATGAGGAGTCTGGAGTCGTCTCGTACTGGATGTTCGATCCGATGGCCGAGCAGTTGACGGTGCTGGAGTTGGTCGACGGGCACTATGTCGAGCGGGCCGTTGTCAAAGGCAGTGACGCCTTTGAGGCCGAGTTGCCGTTCCCCGTGCGGGTCGTGCCGGCGGAGTTGGTGGATTAG
- a CDS encoding Uma2 family endonuclease, with translation MTGKLRTTPDSGALPRRGGHRYEVVDGKLLVTGAQASVHHAAVVGLLVRLKQACPSELLVTVGSLDFRPVPGVSLRPDLMVCRRDEAGPQIVVRPPLLAVEVISASTRVTDVVLKRTRYEQYGVPSYWLLDPDNQELTVLHLTNHTYTCHTVVQSEELFETDSPFPLTFSPAELLS, from the coding sequence ATGACTGGAAAGCTACGAACGACGCCGGACAGCGGCGCGCTGCCCAGGAGGGGTGGGCATCGCTATGAGGTGGTGGACGGAAAGCTGCTGGTGACCGGCGCTCAAGCGTCGGTTCACCACGCCGCGGTGGTCGGGTTGCTGGTCCGACTCAAACAGGCTTGCCCGTCGGAGCTCCTCGTCACCGTTGGGTCGCTCGACTTCCGGCCGGTGCCGGGCGTCTCACTCCGCCCCGATCTGATGGTCTGCCGTCGCGACGAGGCCGGCCCGCAAATCGTCGTACGGCCTCCGCTGCTCGCCGTCGAGGTCATCTCCGCCAGCACCCGCGTCACCGACGTGGTCCTCAAACGCACCCGCTACGAGCAGTACGGCGTCCCGTCGTACTGGCTCCTCGACCCCGACAACCAGGAACTCACCGTCCTCCACCTCACCAACCACACCTACACCTGCCACACAGTCGTCCAATCCGAAGAACTCTTCGAAACCGATTCCCCTTTCCCGCTCACCTTTTCCCCCGCCGAACTACTCAGCTGA
- a CDS encoding ATP-dependent DNA helicase: MTRAKLTSTAELCDLLEIPFSDQQLQAITAPLAPGVIVAGAGSGKTTAMAARVVWLICTGQVQPEEVLGLTFTKKAANELDVRIRDDLTKAGVLGSTLPPDQHPILAAHLRSNLEAWHTEDAGEPVVSTYHAFAGTLIAEHGLRLGLEPDVRVLADATRYQLAGRVVRRSAGPIRFASHHVPTLVNSLLSLDGELADHLIRADDVRAHDEAVRAEVAAARKQTVDVKKLAETALKRNEILQLVEEYQAYKAERGVVDFADQMALGARLAEECPEVPLIERARYKVVLLDEYQDTSVSQRRMLTALFSGGGHPVTAVGDPCQAIYGWRGASVANLDEFPEHFPSADGTPARRYVLSVNRRCGSKILAAANQHAAELYEQHPGVIPLEAPENAPEGAITVGLFETRSQEIEWVADAIVAAHKTTNRRWKDIGILMRTNTDLSAVHEALIARKVPVEVVGLGGLLALPEVVDVVATLQAVNDLTANAAMLRILTGPRYRIGHRDLALLANRSRILADAGDRPAADDLVAALDAAVAGMDSTEVISLAEAVDDPGPEGWGYSAEALSRFHELSAELRELRAHAGEPLLDLVRRVISTIGLDVELTATPDHVDSGRRDHLAAFLDAVGNFVSTESDGSLDGLLAYLAAEEEYAAGLDLAVPSEADSVKLLTTHRSKGLEWPVVFVPTLVQKVFPSDRGRDKWTTNAKVLPWPLRGDADTLPDFHDLSNAGLKAFADECKEVNSLEERRLGYVAFTRAKELLVATGHWWGPTQKRPRGPSSYLEVLKKHAGERVISWAEQPELSAENPELAEQTQAPWPAPYDADAYQRRLESVALVQQARAEGPSLDAEESLLLDEQATVARWDSELERLLSEARESRSRQAYDVELPASLSATQVMRLAKDPDGLASELARPMPRKPNRAARFGTRFHAWVESYFGQQFLIDPDDLPGAADEGIVDDTDLTELMDAFRVGPYGEKMPYEIEAPFALSIGGRVVRGRIDAVYQVVRSDGSRGYEVIDWKTSRSETADPLQLAIYRVAWAELLGIPVDQVTAAFYYVRTGDVVHPENLPGKPALAALLTS, translated from the coding sequence GTGACCCGGGCGAAGCTCACCTCGACGGCTGAGCTCTGCGACCTTCTCGAGATTCCGTTCAGCGACCAGCAGTTGCAGGCGATCACCGCGCCGCTCGCGCCGGGGGTGATCGTGGCCGGCGCCGGATCAGGCAAGACCACCGCGATGGCTGCCCGCGTCGTCTGGTTGATCTGCACGGGCCAAGTCCAGCCGGAGGAGGTGCTCGGGCTGACCTTCACCAAGAAGGCGGCGAACGAGCTCGACGTACGGATTCGCGACGACCTCACCAAAGCGGGCGTTCTCGGATCCACGCTGCCGCCTGATCAGCACCCGATCCTCGCGGCACACCTGCGGAGCAACCTCGAGGCCTGGCACACCGAAGACGCCGGGGAGCCGGTCGTCTCGACGTACCACGCCTTCGCCGGGACCTTGATTGCCGAGCATGGCCTGCGACTCGGCCTCGAGCCGGACGTCCGGGTGCTCGCCGACGCGACGAGGTACCAGCTCGCGGGACGCGTCGTACGCCGTTCCGCCGGGCCGATTCGCTTCGCGTCCCATCACGTGCCGACCCTGGTCAACAGCCTGCTCTCGCTCGACGGCGAACTCGCGGACCACCTGATCCGGGCCGATGACGTGCGGGCTCACGACGAGGCGGTCCGGGCCGAGGTGGCGGCGGCGCGCAAGCAGACCGTCGACGTGAAGAAGCTGGCCGAGACCGCGCTGAAGCGGAACGAGATCCTGCAGTTGGTCGAGGAGTACCAGGCGTACAAGGCCGAGCGGGGCGTGGTCGACTTCGCGGATCAGATGGCGCTCGGCGCGCGGCTGGCCGAGGAGTGCCCGGAAGTCCCGCTGATCGAGCGAGCGCGGTACAAGGTCGTGCTGCTCGACGAGTACCAGGACACCTCGGTGTCGCAACGGCGGATGCTGACCGCCTTGTTCTCCGGCGGCGGGCATCCGGTCACGGCCGTCGGCGACCCGTGCCAGGCGATCTACGGTTGGCGCGGCGCTTCGGTGGCGAACCTGGACGAGTTCCCCGAGCACTTCCCGAGCGCGGACGGTACGCCGGCGAGGCGCTACGTGCTGAGCGTGAACCGCCGCTGCGGCAGCAAGATCCTGGCCGCGGCCAACCAGCACGCCGCCGAGCTGTACGAGCAGCATCCCGGCGTGATTCCACTGGAGGCGCCGGAGAACGCGCCCGAGGGAGCGATCACCGTCGGCCTGTTCGAGACGCGGTCGCAGGAGATCGAGTGGGTCGCGGACGCGATCGTCGCCGCGCACAAGACCACGAACCGCCGGTGGAAGGACATCGGCATCCTGATGCGGACGAATACCGACCTCAGTGCGGTCCACGAGGCGTTGATCGCGCGCAAGGTGCCGGTCGAGGTGGTCGGCCTCGGTGGACTCCTCGCGCTGCCCGAGGTCGTCGATGTGGTGGCCACACTCCAGGCGGTCAACGACCTGACCGCGAATGCGGCGATGCTCCGGATCCTGACGGGTCCGCGGTACCGGATCGGCCATCGCGACCTGGCTCTGCTCGCGAACCGATCGCGCATCCTCGCCGACGCGGGCGATCGCCCGGCCGCCGACGACCTGGTCGCGGCGCTGGACGCGGCCGTCGCCGGGATGGACTCGACCGAGGTGATCTCGCTGGCCGAGGCCGTCGACGATCCGGGGCCAGAGGGCTGGGGATACTCGGCGGAGGCGCTCTCGAGATTTCACGAGTTGTCGGCAGAGTTGCGTGAACTGCGCGCGCATGCCGGTGAGCCGCTGCTCGATCTGGTCCGCCGGGTGATCAGCACGATCGGGCTGGACGTCGAGCTCACTGCGACCCCTGATCACGTGGACTCCGGTCGGCGCGATCACCTGGCCGCTTTTCTCGATGCCGTGGGCAACTTTGTCTCGACCGAGTCGGACGGATCACTCGACGGGCTGCTCGCCTATCTGGCGGCCGAGGAGGAGTATGCGGCCGGCCTCGACCTCGCCGTACCGAGTGAAGCCGACTCGGTGAAGCTGCTGACCACGCACCGGTCCAAAGGGTTGGAGTGGCCGGTCGTGTTCGTGCCGACGCTGGTGCAGAAGGTGTTCCCGTCGGATCGCGGCCGGGACAAGTGGACCACCAACGCGAAGGTGCTGCCCTGGCCGTTGCGTGGTGACGCCGACACGCTGCCCGACTTTCACGACCTGTCGAACGCGGGGTTGAAGGCGTTCGCGGACGAGTGCAAGGAGGTCAACTCACTGGAGGAACGCCGGCTCGGGTACGTCGCGTTCACCCGGGCGAAGGAGTTGCTCGTCGCTACCGGGCACTGGTGGGGTCCGACGCAGAAGCGCCCGCGCGGGCCCTCGTCGTACCTGGAAGTGCTGAAGAAGCACGCGGGGGAGCGGGTCATCTCCTGGGCGGAGCAGCCTGAGCTTTCCGCCGAGAACCCGGAGCTGGCCGAGCAGACCCAGGCGCCCTGGCCCGCGCCGTACGACGCGGACGCGTACCAACGGCGGCTCGAGTCGGTGGCGCTGGTGCAGCAGGCCCGCGCCGAAGGGCCGTCGCTCGATGCCGAGGAGTCGTTGCTGCTGGACGAGCAGGCGACGGTGGCGCGCTGGGACTCCGAGCTCGAGCGGTTGTTGTCAGAGGCAAGGGAAAGCCGGAGCCGGCAGGCGTACGACGTGGAGTTGCCGGCCTCGTTGTCCGCGACCCAGGTGATGCGGCTGGCGAAGGATCCGGACGGGCTCGCGTCCGAACTGGCCCGGCCGATGCCGCGCAAACCCAACCGGGCGGCGCGCTTCGGCACCAGGTTCCACGCCTGGGTGGAGAGCTATTTCGGCCAGCAGTTCCTGATCGACCCCGACGACCTGCCCGGCGCGGCGGACGAGGGGATCGTCGACGACACGGACCTGACCGAGCTGATGGACGCGTTCCGGGTCGGCCCGTACGGCGAGAAGATGCCGTACGAGATCGAGGCCCCGTTCGCCCTGTCGATCGGCGGCCGAGTGGTCCGCGGCCGGATCGACGCCGTCTATCAGGTGGTCCGCTCGGACGGCTCGCGCGGCTACGAGGTGATCGACTGGAAAACCAGCCGCTCCGAAACCGCCGACCCACTCCAGCTGGCCATCTACCGAGTCGCCTGGGCCGAACTCCTCGGCATCCCCGTCGACCAGGTCACCGCCGCCTTCTACTACGTCCGCACCGGCGACGTAGTCCACCCCGAAAACCTCCCCGGCAAACCAGCCCTGGCGGCCCTCCTGACCAGCTAA
- a CDS encoding sigma-70 family RNA polymerase sigma factor, whose translation MTTELDLPAVRAARQARKDFLDRLEPLRKDLYAYCRRLAGNAYDAEDLVQESLARAFNQAAQANAPIQNPRAWLFRVATNTYVDGYRKQLPVPAELPEQTAPPATDPIEVRDAWRELVTLLPPQERAALALKDLFGFSLAEVADVLRTSTGAVKAALHRGRTRLDAPDRAVSLRGRAEPDRRLLDAVAAAFTAYDVPRLTSLLLENADSEILGMLNECGAEQIRDGSIEHTLDLTKPYRYTAEVVDLWGETVLVIRLVDSDGKSSVNDLMRVVAEDGKVRSISWYYFCPNFLAEVAAELGEPVILNGHRYPDGKH comes from the coding sequence GTGACCACGGAGCTGGATCTGCCGGCGGTGCGAGCTGCGCGGCAGGCTCGGAAGGACTTTCTGGATCGGCTGGAGCCGTTGCGGAAGGATCTGTATGCCTACTGCCGCAGACTGGCCGGGAACGCGTACGACGCGGAGGACCTCGTTCAGGAATCGCTCGCCCGAGCGTTCAACCAGGCAGCACAGGCGAACGCGCCGATCCAGAACCCGCGCGCCTGGCTGTTCCGGGTCGCCACCAACACGTACGTCGACGGCTACCGCAAGCAGCTCCCGGTGCCCGCAGAACTCCCCGAGCAGACGGCGCCGCCTGCTACCGACCCCATCGAGGTCCGCGACGCCTGGAGAGAACTGGTGACCCTGCTGCCCCCACAGGAACGAGCCGCCCTCGCACTGAAGGACCTCTTCGGCTTCAGCCTGGCAGAAGTGGCCGACGTACTCCGAACGAGTACCGGCGCCGTCAAGGCCGCCCTGCATCGCGGCCGGACCCGCCTGGACGCACCCGACCGCGCCGTCTCGCTCCGAGGCCGGGCCGAACCGGATCGGCGGCTCCTGGACGCAGTGGCCGCCGCGTTCACGGCGTACGACGTACCGCGGTTGACGTCGCTTCTGCTGGAGAACGCCGACAGCGAGATCCTCGGCATGCTGAACGAGTGCGGCGCCGAGCAGATTCGCGACGGGTCGATCGAGCACACCCTCGACCTGACCAAGCCGTACCGCTACACGGCCGAAGTGGTCGACCTGTGGGGCGAGACCGTGCTGGTGATCCGCCTGGTCGACAGCGACGGCAAGTCCTCGGTCAACGACCTCATGCGCGTCGTGGCCGAGGACGGCAAGGTCCGCTCGATCAGCTGGTACTACTTCTGCCCCAACTTCCTCGCCGAGGTAGCCGCGGAGCTCGGCGAGCCAGTAATCCTCAACGGCCACCGCTACCCGGACGGCAAGCACTGA